Part of the Pangasianodon hypophthalmus isolate fPanHyp1 chromosome 9, fPanHyp1.pri, whole genome shotgun sequence genome is shown below.
TAATGAAATGGTGTAAAATGGTGtaaaagctaataaaaaaattaccttTTAACCATTTTTGCCCTTGGAAATATGTAACAGTTTGCATGACTCGAATCATGTGAAAACTTATGGTTAGATTTGTGGTTAACATTCATGAGTCTTACAACTTCACTATGAAATCAgaaaaaatccacacaaaaaaaaacattgctattACTTGTTTGAATTCATGCCAAGTTTTTATGAagtaagggttttttttttatgctaatgTATGGAGAGCCAGTTAAAATTTCAAATGGAGAGATTGGATTGGTAGCTGAGCAAAAGGgacaaaaatcttttatttttattgtaacaaGTATTCgggaataaaaatattttcttatatgGAAATGTAAGTTCTTTTTCACAGAAATGTAACTGTGCAAGAGTACAAgtattatttttcaattattatttttcaattttcaattatATACAATAACAATATGCAATTACTATTGCCTCAGACAATGACATAATTCTCTCATTAACACAgcttattttttgttatatcaATAGATGAATCATTATGGTAatggtgttttattatttacagctccattcacaaataaagaaaatgaactgTGTAGGACAGTGATGTCCTACTGGGGCAACTTTGCTCGCACTGGGTGAGTGAAATGCTGCAAAGATTCTAGTTTTCTAtttcactgttattattattgtcactggtggtattttataaataataaactatggGCAGGACTCCTAATGGACCAGGCCTGACACCATGGCCTGAGTTTGGAGCTGAAGCTGAGTATCTGAGCATCGGTCTGGAGCAGAAGCCTGGGAAGAACCTGAAGGCTGAGCGTTACATCTTTATGACAGAGAAGCTTCCAGCGTTGGTGGCTGCGGCTAGGGAAAAGAGGGAGCATGCTGAGCTGTAGAAGACCCTGTAGCTTCTTTATATAGTCCGtctctcaagggttctttgattTAAGGGTTCAGAACCTATAAAtcttacaattttattaaaaaaacaactgtgaATTTTAAGTGTTGTTTGCCTGGAAATGAGGGGCTCAAAATGTAAGCACGTATCATTTGGCGGGGAAGGACTGTCTTCATTAGCTACAGAGCAAAGATCTCACTTGGGCCATTATTCAGAAGGTTTACTGGCATATACATGGAATCATAGTTTTGTGAAACTGATAAACTGATGAATCTGTGAACTGAAAAACtgtgtaaaacaataaaaattctCTTAACCTGAAACAGTGATTCAGAGACAgacattttactttaatttattgGGAAGAGATGAACATGTAAGCTTCAAAGCTCCCTGAAGTCATGTGATGGTGTGTACATTAGACATTTGTTTCTCAGAAAATCAAATTGATGAATATATTCGACTTGAAACAGTTGCAGCAGTCACACAACAAACAGGCGGTATGCTTAACATATGCAGTTATGTGCACAATGACCCATAAACAAAGctgaaatatattaattaaatacttTCATCCACTTCACAtataatttcttttatattataatgGTTAGTTTTCGCAAAGCTGCAGTTGAATACAAAAGTACACACAGATATCTAGTCTGTAGTCAATGCCTATGCTGTCTAGGAAAGAGCACTTTTAGGGGAGTTGCTGCACAGCTTTGTGATTGAACCTTATCAAAACACAAGGAAGCATTTGTAATATCTGTTGGTCTGCTTGAGGAAAAAGGCCTTGGAGATTAAAGTAACTCATATTCCATGCTCCAGTATATAACGTTGGGAAAGCATGCCAATATAGATGTTATTGAAGACACCCAACAAATCTTTTGACTAGATGTGGAAAAGTGGCACCGGTCACTCAGAGCACCATCAATCTCTGGATCGTTCCAGTGAATCTGCTGAAGGCAGGACAAGGGCTGAGTTTTTGATCAGTGGAAACTAAGGCAGGCCCAAGCTGCCAGTCAGCCAACGCACATTTACCATTATACAATTtcaacaatacatttttttcctggtcGACAAAAGCTAATTTGAGAAGAGTACAATTAGAACATTCACTACTTGCAATATATGATTTAAATTAGtatgatatttttatgtattttaagcATATTATTCAAGGGAATACATACTTAGGTGTGGCACCTGAGAtacaaagcaataaaacaaaagaaataccCTCAATTTGCCAACTGAGTGAATTCACCCACTTTAGAGAAATGCATTACTACATTAGTGCATGCACATTCTtcacaatatattttcatatgatAGCTGCTTAGATTTTCTAATTACATTACCCAGGTTAACTGTTTACTTTAGAGGTGCCAAATAGAAAACATAACTGGGCAAACCATAAAACCTAGCTGTCTGCTTTCAGAAGCAAGATGGGTTTATCACTTACTTTAGTCTGATGAACTAAAATGCTGTTGGATTTATGAAACCAGCACAAACTTCATATACTaaccatgaaataaataaatattccaaCAAGaagtaaaatttaaacaaaGTTCCATCTACCAAAAAAGTAGCTCATCAGCCAAAATATGTTTCATGTCCAACGTTTTCTGCTTTGCATTGGAGCTGCAAGGCTAATGGAGCTAAATAAGTAATGGAAATCTATCTTGTTCTATAAATACAGCACATGCCCAAATCTCCATATACTTGCTTAAATGACATTGTTAATCTGCATAATATCATGTTTAAATAAAGAGTCTTTGCATtaggaaattatttttaagtagaatcttacttatatatatatatatatatatatatatatatatatatatatatatatatatatatatatatatatatatatatatatccagtAGAACTTTCCAACTTTGGGGCAAAATGATAGAAACAATTACACTAAAGAAAAACCTACTGATTGTCCAAGATTGTTGACCCCGTAACAtcacagtgtttttgtttttataaaataaattacatcatgTGTACTTAAGTCATAAGTACACACTGGCCTACTTACTGTTTGAGGGCATTTCATAAAAGAATTTGGGTGAAATATGCTCCCATTACTTGTTGGCTAAATTAGACTCTTTGCTGtaatgcaaaactaaaaaagcaAATGCGAGACACTAAGTCCATTTAGGCTGATCAGTTACAAATAGGGATaactgaaaatgatgtaaatttgAAAATTTGGCTTAAATATGCCTTAAATATGTACCACAGGCTATGGTAGTTATTTGTTAAAATTGCTCAAATAGaaccaatgaaaaaaaataaataaatcatcaccaTGGGCAAGGCTGACCTAAAGAAAAGCAATAGAAACAGCAGTGCAGACTttcaaaagaataaaatcaGACAATAATAGACATTATATTACCACAATTAAAAAGTTACCACCAACCAAACAGCTAAAAACCCATTCTTGTGGAGACAGATTATTATAAGTTAAATTCACTTTTATCTTAAATCACTTCAACAATACAGGAAGCTACAATTTTCTAAGACTAGTTttgggataaaaaaaatgataatgatacaGAGGCACACTCAGTTTGTTCTTGAGTATATGGGTGAAATGtatcctcatcttcatcatctccaggttacaaaaataaattaattaaaaagctgATAAGAAAGCATCAGTGTATAATACAACCTATATGAACTTGCAGCTGCAAGCATACCTGTGTGGCGGGTTTTTCTTGTGCATGTATGAGATTACTGGGAGGTTTCTTCAGGTTGTGTGGAGATGTGAGGGGCTGAGAATGTAATCCGGATTTTAGAGCATATAGCACAGGAACGGGCAGTTCCAATCCTGAAAGACCACGGCACTACACACTTTTATGTATCACACCTAGCTTGACACATCAGTGGATTGATTATTAGTGCACAAGTCGAGCCAGGCAAATTAGAGACGTGGTCCTGCAGGTCTGGAAATGCCAATTCTTTTTAGTATGTGTGAAATATAAGGAGCAAGGCTGAAAAGGCTGCCTATCAGGATGTCCAGGACTGCATGTTGCGAAGCATGGCCTCAAAGCGCTCCATGCTGGGAGCCTGAGCATGTTCCAGCTCGTCTGTCAAGCGGCTGTACAGGCTGAAAGACTTCAGCTCCAGCCAGATGAACCCGAAGCGGTCATCGTCAAAAAGGACAAACAGGCCAGGGGTGCGCTCCGGACTTGTGAAGCCATGACCTGCTATCAGACCTGTTCCATAAAAACTGACACACATTCAGAAATTAATGCCAGACGGTCATCTCCACATGTGCCAATCTTTTCGTCAAACAGAAATCATAGCAAGCATAGTTTTCTATTGGTTCACAAAACCGAGGCTCACCTAGATAGTCAGCTCTATTCAGCTTTATTAGAACTTAAGCTTTGATTATATCATGTTATAAACATATGTTGTCATCAAAGCTTATTATCTTAAATGATAGTTTATATCCCATGACAATTTCAGAGACAATCCTGTAGCTTTTGAGAAACCTCACAGTAGCTTTATTAGCTGTATAAATGTCTAACCGAgacacaaatcacacactgctacTTACCATATCTTGCATGATCGTGGGTATACCTCATTGCGGGCCATGACCCCTAAAGGCAGGACAAAGGGCTGAGGTTCACTCTGACTGCTAGAAGCTCCAGCACTCCCTGCATCCTCAGCCCCAGAGCCAGAGGCAGCATCAGAGCCCTCTGCCCCTGAAGTACCCACTGTTGGGGCAACTATGCCCGGGGCACCCCTCTGAATCTCTTCATGTACCCCCATCACCAAGCGAGAAAGCTCCTCGATATTTCGCTGGTGCTCCAAGTCAGGCAGCTCCACTGGCCGACTCAGGTCTATGTCTAAGGTCAGCTGACCTGCTGGTACATTAGGGTCACCCTGAGAAGCAAACAGTGATTAGTCAAACTTTCACTTCCATAGTACACCACACTACAGAGTGCCCAGTTAAATTCCGAATTACACTGTCATAGATGTCTCGGCATACTTGTACCACATTGCACTGTTTAGATCCTTACTGCTCTCAGGATCAAAGTGTACCAGCACCTACAACTGAGCTCTAGACACATATTTGTGATACCGCACCTTTTTCCACACCATGATAGTCATACGGAAAAGCATCTGATATATCATGGTTTAATGTGACCACATGCTGCTCACGAATCTACATAATACTGATAATTGTGCAAAACCCTACACTGAACAGAGCTGTGTTTCATGCTGGAACACTATGATTTAAGTAgcttaaataaaacagaagccTATCTAATCAGGAGCACTGACCCAAACAgaataaattaaagaaagaagaaacacaTGTAGAAAGATGAGCAAATCTACACAACCAGAGGGACAAAGCACAGCGACTTACTGTAAGTTTGGTGGCTTTGGCCCGAGAGCCGTGGAAGCTCAGCATAATGATCTCCAGGCCGTGGCTGCCGTATGTACCTTTAAAGAGGCCCGGCTGTAGCAGGTCTGAAGGGAGGCACGGGGGCAAGTAGATCCGCCGATACGTCAGGCAATTACTGTAAACACATGAAATGCTAAACACACAGACTCGAAAAAGCAACTGAggtagcattttttttgtattgtattgctttaaaaaaaatttgtactGGAAAATTTCTCTACAATTTTTAGACTAGTTCCCAATCTTTTAATTGAATGTATTCTAAGAAATAGCTTTTGGACATCTAATATACAGTCTATAAGTACACATTCTTTAAATCAGTACAAACCAATATATTAGGATTTAGTAgtcctatttttattttaaaaataatgtaaaaaaccTTGTGCCAGTGCAAAGTTTGTTGATGAAAACTAAAACTaacatatccatatccatatgaGTATTTATTCTTCAAAGATAGAATGGACAGGCAACAGCAGTTATAGTTTTAGTTATTATACTTTTGCTTTGTCATGCATCATACTGGCTTCATTTAACTTGATACTGGATtacttttgttgtttgttaattATATGGTTGCTTTTTCTGAAAACTAAacttgaataaataataattcactgctcaaaatatataatgaaatgtaGTAACATTTTCCTCAACAAAAATACTGAGGAAATTTGTCCAGGTTAAACTTTTCCACTGCTATATTTGAGCACTCACTGCTTTAAGGAGATTATACTATGCAAGCTATTTGATTAAcccaaattttttaaaattcacatcTTCAAAACTGCTTGTTCATTAGGGCATATAAACAATTGTCAGGGACTAAATGTCATAAGGTGGCTcctttgtggggttttttgcCCATATTGACCACAAATGAACCCATACATTTAAAAGTCAAAACTCTACAGGTTTCTTTTATGGTTGTATGATAAAATCCCACAAAGTCAATATTGAGCTGTTTATAAGTaattctttacaaaaaaaagtgtttgggGATGACTAATTGCTTGATTTGGTATTTAAACCAGGAAACACGAAGTGATACTGATACATGAAAGTTAATTGTTATGAtacagttaatatttttgttgaaGGTTACTATATGGCACACTTACTCATATTGGCTGGTGTAGATAAATTTCATAAGAATCAACTCCTGCATGTGTTCGTGAAATATATCCTCTAAGGTCCGTCCCCATTCCTCCTCCAACCATGTACGGAACTCCTGCACagtgcatgcgcacacacacacacacacacacacacacaatttaaataTTCTCTTCATGGCCTAAAATCCCACCGTTTGAGCTGCTTCTCAAACTAACAATTAAAAGGAAACTATTTAGGCCATAATCGTTCTCAACCTTCCTAATCCttctaacagtaaaaaaaaaaatccatttgtaTGGCTGGTTGGTCCCCTACCTCTTGTCTTCCCCCTGGCATTCGATGGTGATCTGTTTGGTTGCACTTGGTAGAGAACTCATCTTTTTTTACTGTCTGCAAACCACAAGCACAAGTCACATCATTATACCACCTACTCTTTGTTTTTAGAATGGTAGTTAAAAGAAAATAGTGGACTTTGTATTGCTGTTAAATATAAGGTAAACCAACCTGAATGTCCCCTTTGTGAGGCCCCTTGTGGCCATACATGCATTCCACAGTGGCTTTGTTACGCTCCCACAGGTGGATGCGAAAAAGAGGACGCCGCCGCATGGGATCCTCCACACGTGGATCATGGGGTGGCAGATACATCCAGCCAATGATAAACAATCCATCCACCTAGCCAGGCCAATTACAGAACACAGCTGCCTCATGAGTGAAATTATTTCACAGTGAGATACTAACATTGTAAAAATAGGACGTGGGTGATTAAGTGTTAAGTGCATTCATGTGACAGTAACGAGACTTACCACTACATTTAGCAGACCTCCGTAGGGGCCTATGTCTGGCTGCCAGAGACCCAAAATGTATCTGTATGGATGGAGCACTACAACACAGCATCAAGATACAAGCTTATACAAATCACAAGGAGGAGTGTCAAATGTCATGCAACAGCAACAAATCaatgca
Proteins encoded:
- the fbxo31 gene encoding F-box only protein 31 isoform X1, which encodes MAVCARLCGVGQSRRCRRRQRHGQRDQESDSEVDMDEEEEEEKIVGKSKARALSGCPKGRGAVSDDASASRSAAGSEDEEDTAWAAAAPPQPRSLLDLPPELLVEIFSSLPGTALPSLALVCKKFRQILSTETIWRRRCAEEFGMKDDLRKMEVVGVSSRELYVKRVNPRVKSGRFMKLLPDYEHMDYRDVYTRLLHPYRYILGLWQPDIGPYGGLLNVVVDGLFIIGWMYLPPHDPRVEDPMRRRPLFRIHLWERNKATVECMYGHKGPHKGDIQTVKKDEFSTKCNQTDHHRMPGGRQEEFRTWLEEEWGRTLEDIFHEHMQELILMKFIYTSQYDNCLTYRRIYLPPCLPSDLLQPGLFKGTYGSHGLEIIMLSFHGSRAKATKLTGDPNVPAGQLTLDIDLSRPVELPDLEHQRNIEELSRLVMGVHEEIQRGAPGIVAPTVGTSGAEGSDAASGSGAEDAGSAGASSSQSEPQPFVLPLGVMARNEVYPRSCKICFYGTGLIAGHGFTSPERTPGLFVLFDDDRFGFIWLELKSFSLYSRLTDELEHAQAPSMERFEAMLRNMQSWTS
- the fbxo31 gene encoding F-box only protein 31 isoform X2, yielding MAVCARLCGVGQSRRCRRRQRHGQRDQESDSEVDMDEEEEEEKIVGKSKARALSGCPKGRGAVSDDASASRSAAGSEDEEDTAWAAAAPPQPRSLLDLPPELLVEIFSSLPGTALPSLALVCKKFRQILSTETIWRRRCAEEFGMKDDLRKMEVVGVSSRELYVKLLHPYRYILGLWQPDIGPYGGLLNVVVDGLFIIGWMYLPPHDPRVEDPMRRRPLFRIHLWERNKATVECMYGHKGPHKGDIQTVKKDEFSTKCNQTDHHRMPGGRQEEFRTWLEEEWGRTLEDIFHEHMQELILMKFIYTSQYDNCLTYRRIYLPPCLPSDLLQPGLFKGTYGSHGLEIIMLSFHGSRAKATKLTGDPNVPAGQLTLDIDLSRPVELPDLEHQRNIEELSRLVMGVHEEIQRGAPGIVAPTVGTSGAEGSDAASGSGAEDAGSAGASSSQSEPQPFVLPLGVMARNEVYPRSCKICFYGTGLIAGHGFTSPERTPGLFVLFDDDRFGFIWLELKSFSLYSRLTDELEHAQAPSMERFEAMLRNMQSWTS